TTTCCTATGCAGTTAAGGTCTTCGATCTAATTACGATAcattaaatatgtttttagTGCAAACCAATTACCTCACGTGTGTAAAACTTGAGCCTCCagttaatataattaatttgttgaatCAATGAATTGAACAGAAGTTGACAATGGCTCCCTCCTACATCAAACCTCCAGTCAATGTATGCTGTAGGGTTCGCAAGTTGGCTATATCATTGAGGGCAATTCTTTATAAAACACAGCCACTTGATTTGAAGGAGTAAATCAAAAcagaagaaattaattaattagccaaaATCAAACCCTTTAAAATCTAATAAATCATgcatttcttttcatttttacgAGAGTGtagaatttaattataaaccTAAAACAAAGCgcacaaaataacaaaacaaactaaatacaaacagaaagaagatgaagctAAAATCTCGCCATCTCCATTGACCCCTCAAATTAACTATCTCAAAATCAGACTGCAGCTTGAAAATTTCATCGGGTTTATGCTCTAGCTTGACTACTTTGTTACTTGAACTTCCTTGgaatttgtaaaaaattattttgggcCACGCTTCCATTAGTGCAATATCACTGTTGTAATATGCTCCAGGGGAAGGATAATGCCCCACCAGTTGTTTAAGCCCATCAAGACTAATCAGTTTGCGTCTCTTCCATACTTTTTTCTCGTGATCTTCCATGACCCATAGCTCCATCAACTCTTCTTCAGAGTAAATCAAGGCAAGACGACCTTGGTACTCTACAAGTTTGGTGTACATGGCACAGTACTCACTATCACTCATCGGCTCTGGTGAATCAAAAATTTCCCAACTCTCTTTATCGTCTTCGTAATAAAAAGCAAGCACTTGGTTGCTCGTCAGATGCCAATAACACGCACCACCTGATGTTACACAAGGCCGCCGGGGGAGTCTCAAGCACACAGAATACGGCAAACTAACATGTTTCAACTGCTTCCATGCCCAAGTGTTTGAATCAAACACTTCGCACCTTATAAGGTTTTGGTGTAGTTGATACTTGACTGGAGATTTGGGTTCCGAAAACCGGATAATCTTGTACCTTAAAGGTTTCGAACTCAACACGACTATGGCGTTACTTTGGGTGTAGTACCTAGTCTTTGGATTGGGTAAAGTTTCCCATTGTAGAGTGGTAGGCTTGCACACAAAATATTCGGGTACTCTACGATGGTTTTGGTTCACACAAAATACTAGGCCACCTTGGCTACTCACAGCTTCAACTTTGACAGGGGCAGGCAAGAAGTTTAGTATTGAGAGATTCAAAGTCTTGTTGGCCTTGTTATCGACAGACACAAACGTCGATGAGTGTTTGTAATCGTAGAAATTCTGAATTAAAAACCCAGACACTGTGTCACTTCTCTTGCAAAACAATTGCCAGAACCTTGACTCGTATGTGATGTGATTCCAGTCCTTTGAAACCACCCTACACAACCCTAGGCTGTCGAGCGATTTAACTCGCGTTAGAATATGATCAAACCATATTTCCGAAGGAAGAGATGGTGGAGAGGCCATTGGAGCAAGTTAAGAAAGACGTCGACCGAAATTATAGGATTCGGATCCTCTGCTAATCTATATATTATGTaggtgtttttgttttcacataTGATGTCCAATGTTTGAACTAGCACACGATGGAATAGATATAAGCTTGGAGAGAAAAAGGCTGGACTGACGAACTCTATATATAGAGCACATCAATCATCAATCGTTTTGGGAATTCTTTTCCTACAAGcttttggatttctttttcctatacAACTTCTATTTGATGTAGGAAACCTGGGACCAAAGAAACTGGTTGAACAAGTCCCTAGGTTAGTTAGACATGAACTTAGTAAGAGTGAGAACTTGTTTCCAAGTTGGGTTAGGGGAAccaagaaaaattaaactaaaaacGAGAACCTAGAAAAATTACATTCCTTTTCAGAAATAATCCTCATCCAAGTGCAACGAGTGTATGCTCACAGCtgtctttcaattttttgtttttccaaagtcACAGCTGTTTTTGTTCAGGTTGTGGAATCAATATAATTCGAATacgttcggctatactatataaatagaatattttaaaggtaTAACCGTACGGCCATActatataaatagaatatATTAAAACTACAGAGAGCCGcagtataaataaaatattttaaaagtatagcgcGCGGCTGTATCTTTTAAATAGCATAATCTAGATTTcgcttttttaattactttaattagctgttatgttttaattattatttacttagtgaataattagtatttaaatattttgttaaagaaattttttaaaaaaataatgactATTTATCAAGTAACATAatttatgaagttaattaaaatatttaatactatttattcattaaagaaataataattaaaacttaattactaataaaagtaaataaataagactaagatattatttaattaataaaataaaaatttattgacCTAAACATACTAagtttgtatttatttttaaaaaaaacttctccCGAAGACATGTCGTCGGCACAAGTAGATTTCATTGGGAAAGGTCTAATCCGGCAAATATTTGCCGGCATAGCCCTTTGCCAACTAAATTTCGTTCGGAGGGAGAGGTTTTCTtgctttttaatttatttataaatattttaaatatataaaactaGTTTCTTTGCTATAtactataaatagaatattttgaaagtatagccgggcggctatactccataaatagaatattttaacttGCCATTAGTTTTATGAAATGATTACATGAAGGAGAAACTTGGATACCTGTTGTTTACAGTGCTCTTTACACCAAGAAGTTCTTcagctgtttttttttctttttcttgtcttGGATCTTTCAAAATATTAAGTAACTAATACCGTTTATGCCTATCATTTATCCTCTAATTATTCCTCTGATTACGAATAAAA
Above is a genomic segment from Prunus dulcis chromosome 7, ALMONDv2, whole genome shotgun sequence containing:
- the LOC117635498 gene encoding uncharacterized protein LOC117635498, coding for MASPPSLPSEIWFDHILTRVKSLDSLGLCRVVSKDWNHITYESRFWQLFCKRSDTVSGFLIQNFYDYKHSSTFVSVDNKANKTLNLSILNFLPAPVKVEAVSSQGGLVFCVNQNHRRVPEYFVCKPTTLQWETLPNPKTRYYTQSNAIVVLSSKPLRYKIIRFSEPKSPVKYQLHQNLIRCEVFDSNTWAWKQLKHVSLPYSVCLRLPRRPCVTSGGACYWHLTSNQVLAFYYEDDKESWEIFDSPEPMSDSEYCAMYTKLVEYQGRLALIYSEEELMELWVMEDHEKKVWKRRKLISLDGLKQLVGHYPSPGAYYNSDIALMEAWPKIIFYKFQGSSSNKVVKLEHKPDEIFKLQSDFEIVNLRGL